In Phyllostomus discolor isolate MPI-MPIP mPhyDis1 chromosome 2, mPhyDis1.pri.v3, whole genome shotgun sequence, the following are encoded in one genomic region:
- the CHD4 gene encoding chromodomain-helicase-DNA-binding protein 4 isoform X9, whose translation MASGLGSPSLCSAGSEEEDMDALLNNSLPPPHPENDDDPEEDLSEAETPKLKKKKKPKKPRDPKIPKSKRQKKELGDSSGEGPEFVEEEEEVALRSDSEGSDYTPGKKKKKKLGPKKEKKSKSKRKEEEEEEEDDDDSKEPKSSAQLLEDWGMEDIDHVFSEEDYRTLTNYKAFSQFVRPLIAAKNPKIAVSKMMMVLGAKWREFSTNNPFKGSSGASVAAAAAAAVAVVESMVTATEVAPPPPPVEVPIRKAKTKEGKGPNARRKPKGSPRIPDAKKPKPKKVAPLKIKLGGFGSKRKRSSSEDDDLDVESDFDDASINSYSVSDGSTSRSSRSRKKLRTTKKKKKGEEEVTAMDGYETDHQDYCEVCQQGGEIILCDTCPRAYHMVCLDPDMEKAPEGKWSCPHCEKEGIQWEAKEDNSEGEEILEEVGGDPEEEDDHHMEFCRVCKDGGELLCCDTCPSSYHIHCLNPPLPEIPNGEWLCPRCTCPALKGKVQKILIWKWGQPPSPTPVPRPPDADPNTPSPKPLEGRPERQFFVKWQGMSYWHCSWVSELQLELHCQVMFRNYQRKNDMDEPPSGDFGGDEEKSRKRKNKDPKFAEMEERFYRYGIKPEWMMIHRILNHSVDKKGHVHYLIKWRDLPYDQASWESEDVEIQDYDLFKQSYWNHRELMRGEEGRPGKKLKKVKLRKLERPPETPTVDPTVKYERQPEYLDATGGTLHPYQMEGLNWLRFSWAQGTDTILADEMGLGKTVQTAVFLYSLYKEGHSKGPFLVSAPLSTIINWEREFEMWAPDMYVVTYVGDKDSRAIIRENEFSFEDNAIRGGKKASRMKKEASVKFHVLLTSYELITIDMAILGSIDWACLIVDEAHRLKNNQSKFFRVLNGYSLQHKLLLTGTPLQNNLEELFHLLNFLTPERFHNLEGFLEEFADIAKEDQIKKLHDMLGPHMLRRLKADVFKNMPSKTELIVRVELSPMQKKYYKYILTRNFEALNARGGGNQVSLLNVVMDLKKCCNHPYLFPVAAMEAPKMPNGMYDGSALIRASGKLLLLQKMLKNLKEGGHRVLIFSQMTKMLDLLEDFLEHEGYKYERIDGGITGNMRQEAIDRFNAPGAQQFCFLLSTRAGGLGINLATADTVIIYDSDWNPHNDIQAFSRAHRIGQNKKVMIYRFVTRASVEERITQVAKKKMMLTHLVVRPGLGSKTGSMSKQELDDILKFGTEELFKDEATDGGGDNKEGEDSSVIHYDDKAIERLLDRNQDETEDTELQGMNEYLSSFKVAQYVVREEEMGEEEEVEREIIKQEESVDPDYWEKLLRHHYEQQQEDLARNLGKGKRIRKQVNYNDGSQEDRDWQDDQSDNQSDYSVASEEGDEDFDERSEAPRRPSRKGLRNDKDKPLPPLLARVGGNIEVLGFNARQRKAFLNAIMRYGMPPQDAFTTQWLVRDLRGKSEKEFKAYVSLFMRHLCEPGADGAETFADGVPREGLSRQHVLTRIGVMSLIRKKVQEFEHVNGRWSMPELAEVEENKKMSQPGSPSPKTPTPSTPGDTQPNTPAPAPPAEDGIKIEENSLKEEESAEAEKEVKSAAPEATVECPQPPAPASEDEKVVVEPPEGEEKVEKVEVKERTEEPMETESKGVADVEKVEEKSAIDLTPIVVEDKEEKKEEEEKKEVMLQNGETPKELNDEKQKKNIKQRFMFNIADGGFTELHSLWQNEERAATVTKKTYEIWHRRHDYWLLAGIINHGYARWQDIQNDPRYAILNEPFKGEMNRGNFLEIKNKFLARRFKLLEQALVIEEQLRRAAYLNMSEDPSHPSMALNTRFAEVECLAESHQHLSKESMAGNKPANAVLHKVLKQLEELLSDMKADVTRLPATIARIPPVAVRLQMSERNILSRLANRAPEPTPQQVAQQQ comes from the exons ATGGCGTCAGGCCTGGGCTCCCCGTCCCTCTGCTCAGCGGGCAGCGAGGAGGAGGATATGGATGCACTTTTGAACAacagcctgcccccaccccacccag AAAACGACGATGACCCAGAAGAGGATTTGTCAGAAGCAGAGACTCCaaagctgaagaaaaagaaaaaacctaagaAACCTCGGGACCCTAAAATTCCTAAGAGCAAGCGCCAAAAAAAGGAG CTGGgggacagctctggggaggggccagagtttgtggaagaagaggaagaggtggCTCTGCGCTCAGACAGTGAGGGCAGCGACTATACCCctggcaagaagaagaaaaagaagcttggacctaagaaagaaaagaagagcaaatccaagcggaaggaggaagaggaggaggaggaggatgatgaCGATTCAAAG GAGCCTAAATCATCTGCTCAGCTTCTAGAAGACTGGGGCATGGAAGACATTGACCATGTGTTCTCAGAGGAGGATTATCGCACCCTCACCAACTACAAGGCCTTCAGCCAGTTTGTCCG ACCCCTCATTGCTGCCAAAAACCCCAAGATTGCTGTCTCCAAGATGATGATGGTTTTGGGCGCAAAGTGGCGGGAGTTCAGCACCAACAACCCCTTCAAAGGCAGTTCTGGGGCTTccgtggcagcagcagcagcagcagcagtggctgtGGTGGAGAGCATGGTGACAGCCACTGAAGTtgcaccacctcctccccctgtGGAGGTTCCTATCCGAAAGGCCAAGACGAAGGAGGGCAAAG GTCCCAATGCTCGGAGGAAGCCCAAAGGCAGCCCTCGTATACCTGATGCCAAGAAGCCTAAACCCAAGAAAGTGGCTCCCTTGAAAATCAAGCTGGGAGGTTTTGGTTCTAAGCGTAAGAGATCCTCG AGTGAGGATGACGACTTAGATGTAGAATCTGACTTCGATGATGCCAGTATCAATAGCTATTCTGTTTCTGATGGTTCCACCAGCCGTAGTAGTCGCAGCCGCAAGAAACTTCGaaccactaaaaagaaaaagaaag GCGAGGAGGAGGTGACTGCTATGGATGGTTATGAGACAGACCACCAGGACTATTGCGAGGTGTGCCAGCAAGGCGGCGAGATCATCCTGTGTGATACCTGTCCCCGAGCTTACCACATGGTCTGCCTGGATCCAGACATGGAGAAGGCTCCCGAGGGCAAGTGGAGCTGCCCACACTGT GAGAAAGAAGGCATTCAGTGGGAGGCCAAAGAAGACAATTCCGAGGGTGAGGAGATCCTAGAAGAGGTTGGGGGAGACCCCGAAGAGGAAGATGACCACCATATGGAATTCTGTCGGGTCTGCAAGGATGGTGGGGAGCTGCTCTGCTGTGACACTTGTCCTTCTTCTTACCATATCCACTGCCTGAACCCCCCACTTCCAGAGATCCCCAATGGCGAGTGGCTCTGTCCCCGTTGTACG tgtCCAGCTCTTAAGGGCAAGGTGCAGAAGATCCTAATCTGGAAGTGGGGTCAGCCACCATCTCCCACACCAGTACCCCGGCCTCCAGATGCTGATCCCAATACTCCCTCTCCCAAGCCCTTGGAGGGGCGGCCAGAGCGGCAGTTCTTTGTGAAGTGGCAAGGCATGTCTTATTGGCACTGCTCCTGGGTGTCTGAACTGCAG CTGGAACTGCACTGTCAGGTGATGTTCAGAAACTATCAGCGGAAGAATGATATGGACGAACCACCTTCTGGGGACTTTGGTGGTGATGAAGAGAAGAGCCGAAAGCGGAAGAACAAGGACCCTAAATTTGCGGAGATGGAGGAACGCTTCTATCGCTATGGGATAAAGCCTGAGTGGATGATGATCCACCGAATTCTCAACCACAG TGTGGACAAGAAGGGCCATGTCCACTACTTGATCAAGTGGCGAGACTTGCCCTATGATCAGGCATCCTGGGAgagtgaggatgtggagatacAGGACTATGACCTGTTCAAGCAGAGCTATTGGAATCATAG GGAGTTAATGAGGGGTGAAGAAGGACGACCAGGCAAGAAGCTCAAGAAGGTGAAGCTGAGAAAGTTGGAGAGGCCTCCTGAAACTCCAACTGTTGAT CCAACAGTGAAGTATGAGCGACAGCCGGAGTACCTGGATGCCACCGGTGGAACCCTGCACCCGTATCAAATGGAGGGCCTGAACTGGTTGCGCTTCTCTTGGGCTCAGGGCACGGACACCATCCTGGCCGATGAGATGGGCCTCGGGAAGACCGTCCAGACAGCAGTCTTCCTCTATTCCCTCTACAAGGAG GGTCATTCCAAAGGCCCCTTCCTAGTGAGTGCTCCTCTCTCTACCATCATCAACTGGGAACGGGAATTTGAAATGTGGGCTCCAGACATGTATGTGGTGACTTATGTGGGTGACAAAGACAGCCGGGCCATCATCCGAGAGAATGAATTCTCCTTTGAAGACAATGCCATTCGTGGTGGCAAGAAGGCCTCTCGCATGAAG AAAGAGGCATCTGTGAAGTTCCATGTGCTGCTGACATCCTATGAGTTGATCACCATTGACATGGCTATCTTGGGCTCTATCGACTGGGCCTGCCTCATCGTGGATGAGGCCCATCGGCTGAAGAACAATCAGTCAAag TTCTTCCGGGTCTTGAATGGTTACTCACTCCAGCATAAGCTGTTGCTGACTGGGACTCCATTACAAAACAATCTAGAAGAGCTGTTTCATCTGCTCAACTTTCTCACCCCTGAGAGGTTCCA caatttggaaggcttcttggaggagttTGCTGACATTGCCAAGGAGGACCAGATTAAAAAACTGCATGACATGCTGGGGCCTCATATGTTGCGGCGTCTCAAAGCTGATGTGTTCAAGAACATGCCATCCAAGACGGAACTGATTGTGCGTGTGGAGCTGAGCCCTATGCAGAA GAAATACTACAAGTATATCCTCACTCGAAATTTTGAAGCACTTAATGCTCGAGGTGGTGGCAACCAGGTCTCTCTGCTGAATGTGGTGATGGATCTTAAGAAGTGCTGCAACCACCCGTATCTCTTTCCCGTGGCTGCAATG gAAGCCCCTAAGATGCCCAATGGCATGTACGATGGCAGTGCCCTAATCAGAGCATCTGGGAAATTATTGCTGCTACAGAAGATGCTCAAGAACCTTAAGGAGGGTGGGCACCGTGTACTCATCTTCTCCCAG ATGACCAAGATGCTGGACTTGCTAGAGGATTTCTTGGAACATGAAGGTTATAAATATGAGCGTATTGATGGTGGAATCACTGGGAACATGCGTCAAGAGGCCATTGACCGTTTCAATG CACCGGGTGCTCAACAGTTCTGCTTCTTGCTTTCCACTCGAGCTGGGGGCCTTGGAATCAATCTGGCCACTGCTGACACAGTTATTATCTATGACTCTGACTGGAACCCCCATAATGACATCCAG GCCTTTAGCAGAGCTCACCGTATTGGGCAAAATAAGAAGGTCATGATCTATCGGTTTGTGACCCGTGCATCAGTGGAGGAGCGTATCACACAGGTGGCAAAAAAGAAGATGATGCTGACGCATCTAGTGGTTcggcctgggctgggctccaaGACTGGATCCATGTCTAAACAGGAGCTTGATGACATCCTCAAGTTTGGCACTGAGGAACTATTCAAGGATGAAGCCACAGATGGAG GAGGAGACAACAAAGAGGGAGAGGATAGCAGTGTTATCCACTATGATGATAAGGCCATTGAGCGACTGCTGGACCGTAACCAGGATGAGACTGAAGACACAGAATTGCAGGGCATGAATGAATATTTGAGCTCATTCAAAGTGGCCCAGTATGTGGTGCGGGAAGAAGAAATGGGG gaggaagaggaggtagAACGGGAAATCATAAAACAGGAAGAAAGTGTGGATCCTGACTACTGGGAGAAATTGCTGCGGCACCATTATGAGCAGCAGCAAGAAGATTTGGCCCGAAATCtgggcaaaggaaaaagaatccgTAAACAGGTCAACTACAATGATGGCTCCCAGGAGGACCGAG atTGGCAGGACGACCAGTCCGACAACCAGTCCGATTATTCGGTGGCCTCAGAGGAAGGTGATGAAGACTTTGATGAACGTTCAGAAG CTCCCCGCAGGCCCAGTCGCAAGGGCCTGCGGAATGATAAAGATAAACCATTGCCTCCTCTGTTGGCCCGTGTTGGGGGGAATATTGAA GTACTTGGTTTTAATGCTCGGCAGCGAAAAGCTTTTCTTAATGCAATAATGCGATATGGGATGCCACCTCAGGATGCTTTTACCACCCAGTGGCTTGTGAGAGATCTTCGAGGCAAATCAGAGAAAGAGTTCAA GGcttatgtgtctctttttatgcggCATTTATGTGAGCCAGGAGCAGATGGGGCTGAGACCTTTGCTGATGGTGTCCCCCGAGAAGGCCTATCTCGCCAGCATGTCCTTACTAGGATTGGTGTCATGTCCTTGATTCGCAAGAAG GTTCAGGAGTTTGAGCATGTTAATGGGCGCTGGAGTATGCCTGAACTTGCTGAAGtagaggaaaacaagaaaatgtcCCAGCCGGGGTCACCTTCCCCAAAGACACCTACACCCTCTACTCCAGGGGACACACAGCCCAATACTCCTGCACCTGCCCCACCTGCTG AGGATGGgataaaaatagaggaaaatagtCTCAAAGAAGAAGAGAGTGCAGAAGCAGAAAAGGAAGTTAAATCTGCAGCCCCTGAGGCCACCGTTGAG tgtccacagccccctgcccctgcctcagaGGATGAAAAAGTGGTTGTTGAACCTcctgagggagaagagaaagtagaaaaggTAGAGGTGAAGGAGAGGACAGAAGAACCTATGGAGACAGAGTCCAAAG GTGTTGCTGATGTGGAGAAGGTAGAGGAGAAGTCAGCAATAGACCTGACTCCCATTGTGGTGGAGGATAAAG aagagaagaaagaagaagaagaaaaaaaagaggtgatGCTTCAGAATGGAGAAACCCCCAAGGAGCTGAATGatgagaagcagaaaaaaaatattaaacagcGTTTCATGTTCAACATTGCAGATGGTGGTTTTACTG AGTTGCACTCCCTTTGGCAGAATGAGGAGCGGGCAGCCACAGTCACCAAGAAGACTTATGAGATCTGGCATCGGCGACACGACTACTGGCTGCTGGCTGGCATCATAAA CCATGGCTATGCCCGGTGGCAGGACATCCAGAATGACCCACGCTATGCCATTCTCAATGAGCCTTTCAAGGGTGAAATGAACCGTGGAAATTTCTTAGAGATCAAGAATAAGTTTCTAGCACGAAGGTTCAAG CTCCTAGAACAAGCCCTGGTGATTGAGGAGCAGCTGCGGCGAGCAGCTTACCTGAACATGTCAGAGGACCCCTCTCACCCTTCCATGGCCCTAAACACCCGCTTTGCTGAGGTGGAGTGTTTGGCAGAGAGTCATCAGCACCTGTCCAAGGAGTCAATGGCAGGAAACAAACCTGCCAATGCGGTCCTGCACAAAG TTCTGAAACAGCTAGAGGAACTGCTGAGTGACATGAAAGCTGATGTGACTCGGCTCCCAGCTACTATTGCCCGAATTCCCCCAGTTGCTGTGAGGCTACAGATGTCAGAGCGTAACATTCTCAGCCGCCTGGCAAACCGAGCACCTGAACCTACTCCACAGCAG GTAGCCCAGCAGCAGTGA